The following coding sequences lie in one Mucilaginibacter sp. KACC 22773 genomic window:
- a CDS encoding MarR family winged helix-turn-helix transcriptional regulator: MQLINAVAQYVCCRLFKMQLIEPISRKLIRLGKLYLNVLAKHTAHLDVTRYHFILSLIYYHDGQLTQNALAQILDKDKSAMVSIINMLTAKGFVYRESNPNDRREHLLRVTEKAKLAVPQIVETFEQINADITRGISAHEMKIFESVLQKMQANIKPSTTEPNLKITK, from the coding sequence ATGCAACTAATTAACGCGGTGGCTCAGTATGTTTGCTGCCGCTTATTTAAAATGCAGCTGATAGAACCCATATCCCGAAAACTGATACGTTTAGGTAAGTTATATCTTAACGTGCTGGCAAAGCATACCGCACACCTGGATGTTACCCGGTATCATTTCATTCTATCGCTTATATATTACCATGACGGGCAGCTTACCCAGAACGCACTGGCGCAAATACTGGATAAGGACAAATCGGCGATGGTAAGCATTATTAATATGCTTACCGCGAAAGGCTTTGTGTACCGCGAAAGCAACCCGAATGACCGCCGCGAGCATTTGCTGCGGGTTACCGAAAAGGCAAAGCTGGCAGTGCCGCAGATTGTGGAAACTTTTGAGCAGATCAACGCGGATATTACCAGGGGTATATCGGCCCATGAAATGAAAATATTTGAAAGCGTATTGCAAAAAATGCAGGCGAACATAAAGCCAAGTACAACCGAACCCAATTTAAAAATCACAAAATGA
- a CDS encoding sensor histidine kinase: MNPYQQKKRWKYLLLAFATVIASGSLFYTSYLVKNIAKSERTRAEVWAMSMRQLLNSDDNDFLKYTIAVRDSLNVPAIITDAKGDIVQSRGLDTTKAYIDLPSPGKKYDLQYFKDELEYMKKQHEPIRLQILGEENFVYYKDSALLTQLKIFPYVQLSVIAVFLLMAYTAFSSSRKSEQDQVWVGLAKETAHQLGTPISSLMAWIELMKEKFNAEDDVLVAEMENDVKRLEIVADRFSKIGSKPVLEEHGVYAVVKDFVDYFRVRVSKNITFEMSGNPHLKAGINIPLFDWVIENLLKNAVNAIDGKGTIKVEISGNKVKNQVFIDVTDTGKGIPRSKFDTVFQPGYTTRKRGWGLGLSLTKRMIDNYHNGQIFVKDSELGKGTTFRIVLKNTRNDKQTKER, translated from the coding sequence ATAAACCCGTATCAGCAAAAAAAAAGGTGGAAGTATTTACTGCTCGCGTTCGCGACTGTTATTGCCAGTGGTTCGTTATTTTACACCAGTTACCTGGTTAAAAACATAGCAAAATCTGAGCGCACCCGTGCGGAGGTTTGGGCCATGAGCATGCGGCAATTACTTAATTCAGACGATAACGACTTTTTAAAATATACCATTGCCGTTCGCGACAGCCTGAATGTACCGGCTATTATAACCGATGCCAAAGGAGACATCGTGCAGTCCCGGGGATTGGATACCACCAAAGCCTACATCGATCTACCTTCGCCCGGTAAAAAATACGACCTGCAATATTTTAAGGATGAGCTGGAATATATGAAAAAGCAGCACGAGCCTATCAGGCTGCAAATATTGGGCGAAGAAAACTTTGTTTATTATAAAGATTCGGCACTCTTAACGCAGCTCAAGATTTTTCCATATGTACAGCTATCTGTTATTGCCGTGTTTTTGCTGATGGCTTATACCGCGTTCAGCTCGTCGCGTAAATCGGAACAGGACCAGGTTTGGGTGGGGTTGGCCAAAGAGACAGCTCATCAATTAGGTACCCCGATATCCTCACTAATGGCCTGGATTGAGTTGATGAAAGAGAAGTTTAACGCCGAGGATGACGTGCTGGTTGCCGAAATGGAAAACGATGTGAAGCGACTGGAAATTGTTGCCGACCGTTTTTCAAAAATCGGCTCGAAGCCTGTACTTGAAGAGCATGGCGTTTACGCCGTGGTTAAAGATTTTGTTGATTATTTTAGGGTACGTGTAAGTAAAAATATCACTTTTGAAATGAGCGGAAATCCGCATTTGAAGGCCGGCATTAATATCCCGTTGTTTGACTGGGTTATTGAAAACCTGCTAAAAAATGCCGTTAACGCTATTGATGGCAAAGGCACCATTAAAGTGGAAATAAGCGGTAATAAAGTAAAAAACCAGGTGTTTATTGATGTAACAGATACAGGCAAAGGTATTCCCCGTTCCAAGTTCGACACCGTATTTCAACCGGGTTACACCACCCGAAAACGGGGCTGGGGCCTGGGCCTTTCGCTCACCAAAAGGATGATAGATAACTACCATAACGGGCAGATATTTGTAAAAGACTCGGAACTGGGCAAAGGCACAACTTTTAGGATTGTATTAAAAAACACACGCAATGATAAGCAGACCAAAGAGCGATGA
- the gltX gene encoding glutamate--tRNA ligase: MTDKKVRVRFAPSPTGGLHLGGVRTVLFNYLFAKKHRGDFVLRIEDTDQTRYVEGAEEYILDCLKWCGLQPDESPVVGGQYAPYRQSERKAIYREYAERLVMQGHAYYAFDTAEELDKNRKEIPNFQYGQAYRDTLRNSVSLPQHEVDALLDAHTPHVIRIKMPADETVSFTDMIRGHVSFETNLVDDKVLLKADGMPTYHLAVVVDDYLMKISHAFRGEEWLPSAPVHLLLWEYLGWKADMPQWAHLPLILKPDGHGKLSKRDGARLGFPVYAMSWFDAKTGELTPGFRELGFLPEAFLNLLATLGWNDGTGQELFTLDELVEKFSIERVSKAGAKFDFEKAKWFNAEWIKRLKAESLKPKVKAVLADKGIVVTDDAKLETVINLIKDRCVVLPDFYQQAGYFFEQPKEYDLNAVKPKWTDAKTEFFNALITLLTAEAGIEAHDFETKFKALAEEKALKVGDVMLPFRIMLVGGKFGPHVFDIAALLGKEETIGRIEKALAAFTL; encoded by the coding sequence ATGACCGATAAAAAAGTAAGAGTACGTTTTGCGCCGAGCCCTACAGGTGGTTTGCACCTGGGTGGCGTACGCACCGTGTTGTTTAATTATTTGTTTGCCAAAAAACACCGCGGCGATTTTGTTTTGAGAATTGAAGATACAGACCAAACGCGTTATGTGGAAGGTGCCGAAGAATATATTTTAGATTGCCTTAAATGGTGTGGCCTGCAGCCCGACGAGAGCCCCGTTGTTGGCGGCCAATATGCCCCTTACCGCCAAAGCGAGCGCAAAGCCATTTACCGCGAATATGCCGAACGCCTTGTAATGCAGGGCCACGCATACTATGCATTTGATACCGCAGAAGAGCTGGACAAAAACCGTAAGGAAATCCCCAACTTTCAATACGGGCAGGCGTACCGGGATACATTACGAAACTCGGTATCGTTGCCCCAGCATGAGGTAGATGCACTGTTAGATGCGCATACCCCGCACGTGATCCGCATAAAAATGCCGGCCGATGAAACGGTAAGCTTTACCGATATGATTCGCGGACATGTAAGCTTCGAAACCAACCTGGTTGATGATAAAGTATTACTAAAAGCCGATGGCATGCCAACCTACCACCTTGCGGTGGTGGTTGATGATTACCTGATGAAAATTTCGCACGCTTTCCGCGGCGAAGAGTGGCTGCCATCTGCACCGGTGCATTTGCTGCTTTGGGAGTATTTAGGCTGGAAAGCCGACATGCCGCAATGGGCGCATTTACCGCTGATATTAAAACCGGATGGCCACGGCAAGTTAAGTAAGCGCGATGGTGCCCGCCTTGGTTTCCCGGTTTACGCTATGAGTTGGTTTGATGCCAAAACGGGCGAATTAACACCGGGCTTTAGGGAACTTGGTTTTTTGCCCGAAGCGTTTTTAAACCTGCTGGCTACCCTTGGCTGGAACGATGGTACCGGGCAGGAGTTATTTACCCTGGATGAACTGGTAGAAAAGTTTTCTATAGAACGTGTGAGCAAAGCCGGCGCTAAGTTTGATTTTGAAAAGGCCAAATGGTTCAATGCCGAGTGGATAAAAAGGCTGAAAGCTGAAAGCTTAAAGCCGAAAGTCAAAGCAGTGCTGGCCGATAAAGGCATTGTTGTTACAGATGATGCTAAGCTGGAAACGGTTATAAATTTAATAAAAGACCGTTGTGTGGTATTGCCTGATTTTTACCAGCAGGCGGGTTACTTTTTTGAGCAGCCGAAAGAATATGACCTTAACGCTGTAAAGCCTAAATGGACAGATGCTAAAACGGAATTTTTTAACGCGCTGATTACTTTATTGACAGCCGAAGCCGGTATTGAAGCCCATGATTTTGAAACCAAATTTAAAGCCCTTGCTGAAGAAAAGGCGCTGAAGGTTGGGGATGTAATGTTGCCATTTCGCATTATGCTGGTAGGCGGTAAATTTGGTCCGCATGTATTTGATATCGCGGCCTTGTTGGGAAAGGAAGAAACGATTGGCAGGATTGAGAAAGCGTTGGCGGCGTTTACCCTGTAA
- a CDS encoding efflux RND transporter permease subunit, protein MSLSSVSIKRPVLATVMSVVIVVFGIIGYKFLGVRDFPSVDPPIISVSTSYSGANADVIESQITEPLEKSINGVPGIRNISSTSSVGSSNITVEFDLDADLETAANDVRDKVSQAQRQLPQDINAPPVVTKADASADQIITLTVSSDKRNINQLDDYAENVLQEGLQTIPGVSTINIQGQRQYAMRLWIDPNKLSALGLTATDIGAALAKENVELPAGKIEGNNTEVTIRALGKLSTEKDFNNLIIRADSSRVIHLSDIGYAVLGSANEETIFKESGVPMVGLAIVPQPGANYVQIAKDFYARLKQIQKDLPPDIKVKVALDNTRFINQSITEVQETLIISFVLVVIIIYLFFRDWLIAFRPLIDIPVSLIGAFFIMYVFGFSINILTLLGIVLATGLVVDDGIVVTENIYKKVEAGMAIRKAAFEGSAEIFFAVVSTSVTLAAVFLPIVFLQGFTGRLFREFAVVVAGAVLISAFVSLSLTPMLNVKLIRKNNKKSRFYEKTEPFFVNMTTSYTETLVKFMKVRWVSFVILAVSLLIIGVLVKVIPSELAPLDDRSLLRYSVTGSEGATYEYMTRYMDKVSNMVADSIPEANINLEIVSPSFGGGGASNTGFGRVGLVPPDQRTRTQQQLADWMNKKLSKMPDARAIVVQEQTISGGGSGARTSLPVQYVIQNQDFEKIRKVLPKFFAEVSRSPVFQGTDVNLKFTKPELRVVTDRDRARDLGVSVDDIAQTLQLYYSAGRLDYFLINGKQYQVIAQVDRANRDQPLDLKSVYVRSTKGNLVQLDNVVKITEGATPPAIYHFNRYKSATIQAGLAPGKTVGDGIAEMDRISKSLLDETFSTALSGPSRDYAEGSSNILFAFGFALLLIYLVLAAQFESFMDPFIVMLTVPLAISGAFLSLWLFNQTLNIFSEIGIITLVGLVTKNGILIVEFANQRMEHGIAKYEAAVEAATARLRPILMTSLAVVLGSVPIAFALGAGAKSRVSLGIVIMGGMLFSLVLTLYIIPLMYVIFASKTRRDPEEEPEEETAPEKKEIKLIENL, encoded by the coding sequence ATGAGTTTATCCTCAGTTAGTATAAAACGGCCGGTATTGGCAACAGTAATGTCGGTAGTTATTGTTGTGTTTGGTATTATCGGCTATAAATTTTTAGGAGTGAGGGATTTTCCCTCGGTCGATCCGCCAATTATTTCGGTATCTACCAGTTACTCGGGCGCCAATGCCGATGTAATTGAATCGCAGATAACCGAACCGCTGGAAAAATCAATCAACGGGGTACCGGGTATCCGTAATATTTCATCAACCAGTTCGGTTGGATCAAGTAATATTACGGTGGAGTTTGACCTGGATGCCGATCTGGAAACTGCCGCTAACGATGTACGTGATAAAGTATCGCAGGCGCAGCGCCAGCTTCCGCAGGATATTAACGCCCCGCCGGTGGTTACCAAAGCTGATGCCAGCGCCGACCAGATCATCACCCTCACGGTAAGCAGCGACAAACGTAATATTAACCAGCTGGATGATTATGCCGAAAACGTATTACAGGAAGGCTTGCAAACCATCCCCGGCGTAAGTACCATCAATATCCAGGGCCAGCGCCAGTACGCCATGCGCTTATGGATAGATCCAAATAAATTATCAGCGCTCGGTTTAACTGCTACAGATATTGGAGCCGCATTAGCCAAGGAAAATGTTGAATTACCAGCCGGTAAAATTGAGGGCAATAATACCGAGGTGACTATCAGGGCGCTTGGCAAGCTATCAACCGAAAAAGATTTTAACAACCTGATCATTCGTGCCGATAGCAGCCGGGTTATCCACCTGAGTGATATCGGTTACGCTGTTTTAGGCTCGGCAAATGAAGAAACGATATTCAAGGAATCTGGGGTGCCTATGGTGGGCCTGGCTATAGTACCGCAGCCCGGAGCTAACTACGTGCAAATAGCCAAAGATTTTTATGCCCGGTTAAAACAGATCCAGAAAGATTTGCCGCCCGATATTAAGGTAAAAGTGGCCCTGGATAATACCCGGTTTATTAACCAGTCAATCACCGAGGTGCAGGAAACCTTAATTATTTCCTTTGTGTTAGTGGTTATTATTATTTACCTGTTCTTCCGCGATTGGCTTATTGCCTTCCGCCCGCTGATAGATATCCCGGTATCATTGATCGGTGCCTTTTTTATCATGTACGTGTTTGGCTTTTCAATCAATATTTTAACCCTGCTGGGTATTGTACTGGCCACGGGGCTGGTGGTTGATGATGGTATTGTGGTGACAGAAAACATCTACAAAAAAGTAGAGGCGGGCATGGCTATCCGCAAAGCCGCCTTTGAGGGTTCGGCCGAGATCTTCTTCGCGGTAGTATCAACTTCGGTTACTTTGGCGGCTGTGTTTTTACCCATTGTGTTTTTGCAAGGCTTTACAGGCAGGCTGTTCCGCGAGTTTGCGGTAGTAGTGGCCGGGGCGGTTTTAATATCGGCCTTTGTGTCGTTATCGTTAACACCCATGCTGAATGTAAAGCTGATTCGTAAAAACAATAAAAAATCGAGGTTTTATGAAAAAACCGAACCGTTTTTTGTTAACATGACCACTTCCTATACCGAAACGCTGGTTAAATTTATGAAAGTGCGTTGGGTTTCATTTGTTATACTGGCGGTATCGCTGCTTATAATTGGGGTATTGGTGAAAGTTATCCCATCAGAACTGGCCCCGCTTGACGACAGAAGCTTATTGCGTTACAGCGTAACCGGATCTGAAGGCGCGACATATGAGTACATGACCCGGTATATGGACAAGGTATCTAACATGGTAGCCGATTCTATCCCGGAAGCCAATATTAACCTCGAGATCGTTTCGCCTTCGTTCGGTGGCGGCGGCGCGTCAAACACCGGTTTCGGGCGTGTTGGTTTGGTGCCGCCAGATCAGCGTACCCGAACTCAGCAGCAACTGGCCGACTGGATGAACAAAAAATTAAGCAAAATGCCCGATGCCCGGGCCATTGTAGTGCAGGAGCAAACTATAAGCGGCGGTGGCAGCGGCGCACGTACATCGTTACCGGTGCAGTATGTTATACAAAACCAGGATTTTGAAAAGATAAGAAAAGTACTGCCCAAGTTTTTTGCCGAGGTATCCCGTAGCCCTGTTTTTCAGGGAACGGATGTGAACCTTAAATTTACCAAGCCCGAATTAAGGGTGGTTACAGATCGTGACAGGGCGCGCGATTTAGGGGTTTCTGTGGATGATATAGCGCAAACCCTGCAGTTGTATTATAGTGCCGGCCGTTTAGATTACTTCCTCATTAACGGCAAGCAATACCAGGTAATAGCCCAGGTTGACAGGGCCAACCGCGATCAACCGCTCGACCTGAAATCGGTATATGTGCGCAGCACCAAAGGCAACCTGGTACAATTAGATAATGTGGTGAAAATAACGGAGGGCGCTACGCCGCCGGCCATTTACCACTTTAACCGCTATAAATCGGCCACCATACAGGCAGGCCTGGCGCCGGGCAAAACGGTTGGCGATGGTATTGCCGAGATGGACCGGATTTCCAAAAGCCTGCTCGACGAGACATTCAGTACCGCCCTTAGCGGTCCATCGCGGGATTATGCCGAAGGATCATCAAATATCTTATTTGCTTTTGGCTTTGCCCTTTTGCTGATATACCTGGTTTTGGCGGCCCAGTTTGAAAGCTTTATGGATCCATTCATCGTGATGCTTACCGTGCCGCTGGCAATCTCCGGGGCGTTTTTATCATTATGGTTGTTCAATCAAACGCTGAACATTTTTAGCGAGATAGGGATCATTACCCTGGTTGGACTGGTAACCAAAAACGGGATCCTGATAGTAGAGTTTGCCAACCAGCGTATGGAACATGGCATCGCTAAATATGAAGCCGCTGTTGAAGCCGCCACAGCCCGCCTGCGCCCGATATTGATGACCAGCCTGGCCGTAGTATTAGGCTCGGTGCCAATTGCTTTCGCGTTGGGCGCCGGTGCAAAAAGCAGGGTGTCATTAGGGATTGTTATTATGGGGGGGATGTTGTTCTCGCTGGTATTAACACTTTATATTATCCCATTAATGTACGTGATCTTCGCATCAAAAACCCGCCGCGACCCTGAAGAAGAGCCGGAGGAAGAAACAGCGCCAGAAAAAAAAGAAATAAAATTGATTGAAAACCTTTAA
- a CDS encoding DinB family protein, translating to MISRPKSDEYSPFAAGYIGLVPDENVIEKLEQLMVSSYQLFSGLTEEQGAYTYAPGKWTVKQALGHMIDTERTFAYRALVFSRNHIELPGFDQDIYVANHDVNNISVKNLAEEFRATRLSNLYMIKGFSDEQLLRDGIASSSRFTVRAFVYMLAGHELHHLNIFRDRYGIA from the coding sequence ATGATAAGCAGACCAAAGAGCGATGAATATTCGCCATTCGCGGCCGGTTATATAGGGCTGGTACCCGATGAAAATGTAATTGAAAAGCTTGAACAGCTAATGGTGTCAAGCTATCAGTTATTTAGCGGCCTCACCGAAGAACAGGGCGCGTACACCTATGCTCCCGGCAAATGGACAGTTAAACAAGCGCTTGGCCACATGATTGATACCGAGCGCACTTTTGCATACCGCGCCCTGGTTTTTTCGCGCAACCATATTGAGTTGCCTGGTTTTGACCAGGATATTTACGTTGCAAATCACGATGTAAACAACATTAGCGTTAAAAACCTGGCCGAAGAGTTTAGGGCTACCCGCCTGTCAAACCTTTACATGATTAAGGGTTTTAGTGATGAGCAGCTATTGCGCGATGGCATTGCCAGCAGCAGCCGATTTACCGTACGGGCTTTTGTATATATGCTGGCCGGGCACGAGTTGCATCACCTGAATATTTTTAGGGATAGGTACGGCATTGCGTAA
- a CDS encoding efflux RND transporter periplasmic adaptor subunit, whose protein sequence is MKAKYIIYTALALLVAYLVYNKFFSKSAKESAAAQAGGKSGKKKNGPVNVNIMIVKDTTVNNIIDVTGSIDANEKVSLVSQTAGNITSIYFNEGSKVQKGQLLVKVYNQDLEASLAQNQYQVTLAKQVEYRNKVLLQKEAISQEEYDTSLTSLNSLKAAADVIKAQISRTEIRAPFSGTIGLRNVSPGSYLSPASPIAQLVNIDPAKITFSVPERYLTILGVGSKIRFNTESSRENFTGTVYAIEPSIDVNSRTITVRAKAPNPKGLLTAGGFAKINLTLDQIPKTILLPTEAVIPDLKSSIVYVAHNGIAVARPVKTDMRTDTKIQVIDGLKPGDSVVVSGLIQMRAKVPLKIIKVIK, encoded by the coding sequence ATGAAAGCAAAATATATCATTTACACGGCGCTGGCCTTGCTGGTTGCTTACTTGGTTTACAACAAATTCTTTAGCAAAAGCGCTAAAGAAAGCGCGGCTGCCCAGGCTGGGGGCAAAAGCGGCAAAAAAAAGAACGGCCCGGTAAACGTTAACATCATGATTGTGAAGGATACCACCGTAAACAATATTATTGATGTAACCGGCAGCATTGATGCCAACGAAAAAGTGAGTTTGGTAAGCCAGACTGCAGGCAATATCACCAGCATTTATTTTAATGAAGGCAGCAAGGTGCAAAAAGGACAGCTACTTGTTAAAGTATACAACCAGGATTTAGAAGCATCATTGGCCCAAAACCAATACCAGGTAACACTGGCCAAACAGGTGGAATACCGTAATAAGGTATTGCTGCAAAAGGAAGCTATAAGCCAGGAAGAATACGATACTTCGTTAACTTCACTGAACTCATTAAAAGCGGCGGCCGACGTAATTAAAGCACAAATATCCCGTACCGAAATCAGGGCGCCGTTTTCGGGCACCATTGGTTTAAGGAATGTGAGCCCTGGCAGCTATTTGTCGCCGGCATCGCCTATTGCGCAGCTGGTAAATATCGATCCGGCAAAAATCACATTCTCAGTTCCTGAGCGATACCTAACCATACTCGGTGTAGGCAGCAAAATAAGGTTTAATACCGAAAGTTCGAGGGAAAACTTTACCGGAACAGTGTACGCCATCGAGCCATCTATTGATGTAAACTCGCGCACCATTACCGTACGGGCGAAAGCGCCAAACCCCAAAGGCTTATTAACCGCGGGCGGTTTTGCTAAAATTAATTTAACACTCGACCAGATTCCCAAAACCATCCTGTTACCAACGGAAGCCGTTATTCCTGATCTGAAAAGCAGTATTGTATATGTTGCCCATAACGGCATTGCTGTAGCAAGACCGGTAAAAACCGACATGCGGACAGACACTAAAATACAGGTTATTGATGGTTTAAAGCCTGGCGATAGCGTAGTGGTTTCGGGCTTGATACAGATGAGGGCTAAAGTTCCTTTAAAAATTATTAAAGTAATAAAGTAA
- a CDS encoding TolC family protein, translated as MIIKKTAFLLFCCILLRMYTSAQEAPMLTLKEAVEIALKNNYNIKLSQNNKTIAANNVTLGNAGVLPKVNGNFASTNSRLTTKQTRTDGTVNNIHNAPNTGINYGVALNWTIFDGFNMFATYDQLKQLDQLGALRLQDTIQRTVASVITIYYDLISQNEQIKALKGAIDISRTQLRYANDKFHVGRASRLDVLNAQVNLNTDTANLVNQYQVFKTTKIQLNQILIRDLQTDFSVADTIVVDDKLLLGNILSSAQSQNPTILSAQLNRRLAEINLKQVKSTRYPQMAVTTGYTFSDNKTPAGFTLQQNQHGLNYGLTATINIFDGFNQTRRERNAKIQIDNANINAKQVQLNIEAQVNSLYASYLSGLDLMALGQANVVIAKKNLDISLEKYKLGNITPLEIREAQRNYLAAQSTFFAAQYQSKQAEITLKQITSSINIQ; from the coding sequence ATGATCATTAAAAAAACAGCTTTCCTGCTTTTTTGCTGCATCCTGCTGCGGATGTACACCAGCGCGCAGGAAGCCCCGATGCTTACGTTAAAAGAAGCGGTGGAAATAGCGTTAAAAAACAATTATAATATAAAGCTTTCACAAAATAACAAAACCATCGCGGCCAATAACGTCACATTGGGCAACGCAGGAGTTTTGCCAAAGGTTAACGGTAATTTTGCATCAACCAACAGCCGGTTAACTACCAAACAAACCCGTACAGATGGTACGGTTAATAATATTCACAATGCCCCCAACACAGGTATCAACTACGGTGTTGCCCTTAACTGGACAATTTTTGATGGTTTTAACATGTTTGCCACGTACGACCAGTTGAAGCAACTTGATCAGCTGGGTGCACTACGCTTGCAGGATACCATTCAGCGCACCGTGGCCAGCGTGATTACCATTTATTATGATCTCATCAGCCAAAACGAGCAGATTAAGGCTTTGAAGGGCGCGATAGATATTTCGCGCACCCAGCTGCGTTATGCCAACGATAAATTTCATGTAGGGCGGGCCTCACGGCTTGATGTTTTAAACGCCCAGGTAAACTTAAATACAGATACAGCCAACCTGGTTAACCAATACCAGGTTTTTAAAACAACCAAAATCCAGCTTAACCAAATCCTCATTCGCGATTTGCAAACTGATTTTTCTGTTGCCGATACCATTGTGGTTGATGACAAATTGTTGCTGGGTAATATTTTAAGCAGCGCGCAATCGCAAAATCCAACCATATTATCCGCCCAGTTAAACCGCCGCCTTGCCGAAATTAATCTTAAGCAGGTAAAATCAACCCGCTATCCGCAGATGGCCGTAACAACAGGATATACTTTTAGTGATAATAAAACGCCGGCTGGTTTTACTTTACAGCAAAACCAGCATGGGTTAAATTATGGCCTTACCGCAACCATTAATATTTTTGATGGCTTTAATCAAACCCGCAGGGAGCGGAACGCCAAAATCCAGATAGATAATGCCAACATTAACGCTAAACAGGTGCAGCTTAATATCGAAGCCCAGGTAAATAGTTTATATGCTTCATACTTATCGGGCCTTGATCTGATGGCTTTAGGCCAGGCAAACGTGGTTATCGCGAAGAAGAATCTCGACATATCCTTAGAAAAATATAAGCTGGGAAATATCACTCCGCTCGAAATCCGCGAGGCACAGCGCAACTATCTTGCCGCCCAATCAACTTTTTTTGCCGCCCAGTATCAATCAAAACAAGCAGAAATCACGCTAAAACAGATAACCAGCAGTATAAATATTCAGTAG
- a CDS encoding response regulator — MSNPYKTCLLIDDNYIDNFVTRKVLEASNFAETIVVRQSPTEAIDSLRFGIVKPDVIFLDIRMPTMSGFEFLKEFDLLDIDKKGIKIFMLSSSLDPVDMKQSANNKYITQFIHKPLTLKALEELSA, encoded by the coding sequence ATGTCAAATCCCTACAAAACCTGTCTGTTGATTGACGATAACTACATCGACAACTTTGTTACGCGCAAGGTTTTGGAGGCAAGTAACTTTGCCGAAACGATAGTTGTGCGCCAATCGCCAACAGAAGCGATTGATTCCCTGAGATTTGGTATTGTTAAGCCCGATGTGATTTTTCTTGATATCCGGATGCCCACAATGAGCGGGTTTGAATTTTTAAAGGAGTTTGATTTGTTGGATATTGATAAAAAGGGCATTAAAATATTTATGCTTTCATCGTCACTTGACCCTGTTGACATGAAACAATCAGCCAATAACAAATATATTACCCAGTTTATCCATAAGCCATTAACTTTAAAGGCCCTTGAAGAACTTAGTGCATGA
- a CDS encoding N-acetylglucosamine kinase, producing MILVADSGSSKTDWLLHIPQQQPVSFKTAGLNPYFLGEKEIAKIIADQAPAMLAYEDAIEEIYFFGAGCSSPDRHEIVSNAISQYFPKAYVSVDSDLLGCAYATCGHEKGICCVMGTGSNISFFDGEEIFEGQHGLGYVLGDEGSGTWFGKTLITDFLYGRMPAEINGKFENAYHLNKDIVIKNVYQKPNGNTYLASFSKFVSEIKATPYGQEILERGLLEFIETNIKSYPEYHKYKCHFVGSIAYFFKDELAALCHSHGVKTGKIIKQPITDLMAFILKRNEG from the coding sequence ATGATTTTAGTAGCCGATAGCGGATCGTCAAAAACAGACTGGTTACTACACATTCCTCAACAGCAACCGGTATCATTTAAAACAGCGGGGCTAAACCCGTACTTTTTGGGCGAAAAAGAGATAGCCAAAATAATTGCCGACCAGGCGCCTGCAATGCTGGCTTATGAGGATGCAATTGAAGAGATTTATTTTTTTGGTGCCGGCTGTTCCAGCCCAGACAGGCATGAGATTGTTTCAAATGCTATCAGTCAGTATTTTCCCAAAGCTTATGTATCCGTTGATAGCGATCTATTGGGCTGTGCTTATGCAACCTGCGGCCACGAGAAGGGAATTTGTTGCGTAATGGGTACCGGATCAAACATCTCGTTTTTTGACGGGGAAGAGATTTTTGAGGGCCAGCATGGCTTAGGCTACGTTTTGGGCGACGAAGGGTCGGGCACCTGGTTTGGTAAAACCCTGATTACTGATTTTTTATATGGCCGTATGCCTGCCGAAATCAACGGGAAGTTTGAAAACGCCTACCACCTTAATAAAGATATCGTTATAAAAAATGTATATCAAAAGCCCAACGGCAATACTTATCTGGCGTCGTTTTCAAAATTTGTAAGCGAGATAAAAGCAACACCTTACGGGCAGGAGATATTGGAGCGCGGCCTGTTGGAGTTTATCGAAACTAATATCAAATCGTACCCCGAATACCACAAATATAAATGCCATTTTGTGGGATCAATAGCGTACTTTTTTAAAGACGAGCTTGCCGCGCTCTGCCATTCGCATGGCGTAAAAACAGGCAAAATCATTAAACAGCCTATTACCGACTTGATGGCCTTTATTTTAAAAAGGAACGAAGGGTAG